The following proteins come from a genomic window of Botrytis cinerea B05.10 chromosome 14, complete sequence:
- the Bclpl1 gene encoding Bclpl1: MDYTGSSRDAQHLCVLVHGLWGNPVHLETVAKSLRAKHSEDALHILVAKRNSGSFTYDGIELGGERVTAEIEEEVEKLAREGQVITRFSIVGYSLGGLVARYSVGLLDSKGFFDKIKPVNITTFASPHLGVRTPLKGSLNHIWNVLGARTLSTSGRQLFTIDKFRDTGRPLLEILADPESIFLKGLAKFERRTLYSNIVNDRSAVYYTTGIASTDPFSNPDKVKINYVEGYEDVVLDRHNPVSPLDKSSLHANTSFMASTKKTLGNLPLFVALVVFIPFGVVAFLLNSAVQTVRSSKRIRLHEQGLAGIQPKDYRFPLLINSMRETVEDVYENLNATQDNEYLNTPSDSDSEEASASSPLIRERTKSFHSEIADPEKSGEIAPTLALAPYQFKMIEALDKVGWRKYPVFIHKVRHSHAAIIVRVDKPSFDEGRIVLKHWLDEEFIL, translated from the exons ATGGATTATACCGGTAGCAGCCGTGATGCTCAGCATCTCTGCGTGCTTGTTCATGG ACTTTGGGGAAATCCAGTTCATTTAGAGACAGTGGCAAAATCTTTACGAGCGAAACATTCCGAGGATGCCCTTCATATATTGGTCGCAAAACGCAACAGTGGTAGCTTTACATATGATGGTATTGAGCTGGGCGGCGAGCGAGTGACTGCAGAGATAGAGGAAGAAGTCGAGAAACTTGCGAGAGAGGGTCAAGTAATTACTAGGTTCTCCATCGTTGGTTATTCCTTGGGTGGCCTTGTGGCCCGTTACTCTGTTGGCTTACTTGACAGCAAGGGGTTCTTCGATAAGATCAAGCCCGTG aatattacCACCTTTGCTAGCCCACATCTTGGAGTCCGCACCCCTCTGAAAGGATCTCTCAATCACATCTGGAACGTCCTGGGCGCAAGGACTCTGTCAACTTCCGGGCGACAGTTATTTACGATAGACAAGTTTAGAGATACAGGAAGGCCGCTACTTGAGATTCTGGCAGATCCAGAATCAATCTTCTTAAAGGGATTAGCCAAATTCGAAAGAAGGAcattatattcaaacatCGTCAACGATCGAAGCGCCGTTTACTATACCACTGGAATCGCAAGCACCGatccattttcaaatccGGATAAAGTCAAAATAAACTATGTAGAAGGTTACGAAGATGTTGTTCTAGACAGGCACAACCCAGTTTCCCCTCTGGACAAATCTAGTCTACATGCCAACACGAGCTTCATGGCCAGCACAAAGAAGACTTTGGGAAATCTTCCTCTATTCGTAGCACTGGTTGTATTCATCCCATTTGGTGTCGTCGCTTTTCTTCTAAACTCTGCCGTTCAGACTGTCCGCAGCAGTAAACGTATTCGTCTCCACGAACAAGGTTTAGCCGGTATTCAACCAAAAGACTATCGATTTCCTCTGCTCATCAACAGTATGCGTGAAACCGTCGAAGATGTGTATGAGAATCTTAACGCCACTCAAGACAACGAATACCTCAACACACCTTCTGATTCGGACTCCGAAGAGGCATCCGCTTCATCTCCTCTGATTAGAGAACGGACTAAATCTTTCCATAGTGAAATTGCCGATCCAGAGAAATCCGGTGAAATTGCTCCTACTTTAGCGTTAGCAccatatcaattcaaaatgataGAAGCATTAGATAAGGTAGGTTGGCGAAAGTATCCGGTTTTCATTCACAAGGTCAGACATAGTCACGCAGCTATCATTGTTAGGGTTGACAAACCGAGCTTTGATGAGGGAAGAATTGTATTAAAGCACTGGTTGGATGAGGAGTTTATTCTGTGA
- the Bcrfc5 gene encoding Bcrfc5 codes for MALIVDKHRPRSLDQLTYHDDLSNRLRSLAQSGDFPHLLLYGPSGAGKKTRIVCTLKELYGPAVEKIKIDSRVFALATSSRKLEFNIVSSLYHLEITPSDVGNYDRVVISELLKEVAQTQQVDQSAKQRFKVVVINEADGLSRDAQAALRRTMEKYSGNVRLILVANSTSGIIGPIRSRTLLVRVGAPTEGDIVKVLETSGKREGWGVSKGFLERVAKESGRNLRRALLMYEAAHAQNEVIAENTPIPPPDWEALLSTIAHSMTVEHTPAQILKIRAQLYDLLTHCIPATTILKTLTWKLMPLVDDALKSDIVKWAAFYEHRCKTGTKVIFHLEAFVAKFMRVSEEWLMAMEVE; via the exons ATGGCTCTCATTGTAGATAAGCACCGTCCTCGGTCTCTTGATCAACTTACTTACCATGACGATCTTTCTAATCGTTTGAGATCCCTT GCACAATCCGGCGACTTccctcatctccttctctaCGGACCTTCCGGTGCGGGTAAAAAAACTCGCATAGTATGCACTCTCAAAGAACTCTATGGGCCTGCCGTCGAGAAGATAAAAATCGATTCCCGTGTCTTCGCATTAGCAACCTCGTCGCGAAAactcgaattcaatattgttTCTTCACTCTATCATTTGGAGATTACGCCTTCGGATGTGGGAAATTATGATCGTGTTGTGATTTCGGAGTTGCTCAAAGAAGTGGCGCAAACGCAGCAGGTGGACCAGAGTGCCAAACAGAGGTTTAAGGTGGTGGTTATTAATGAGGCGGATGGGCTGAGTCGTGATGCTCAGGCGGCGCTGAGAAGAACAATGGAGAAATACAGTGGGAATGTTAGGTTGATTCTGGTGGCTAATAGTACTTCGGGGATCATTGGGCCGATCAGGAGTAGAACATTATTGGTTAGGGTGGGAGCACCGACTGAGGGAGACATTGTGAAGGTGCTTGAGACGAGTGGAAAGAGGGAAGGATGGGGAGTTAGTAAAGGATTCTTGGAAAGGGTTGCCAAGGAGAGTGGCAGAAATCTAAGGAGAGCGCTGTTGATGTATGAGGCCGCACATGCGCAAAA CGAGGTAATAGCAGAGAATACCCCCATCCCGCCACCTGACTGGGAAGCACTTCTCTCGACCATCGCCCACAGCATGACTGTTGAACACACTCCTGCCCAGATCCTCAAAATCCGCGCCCAACTTTACGATCTGCTTACACATTGTATCCCTGCCACAACCATTCTCAAAACCTTAACATGGAAACTCATGCCATTGGTGGATGATGCGTTGAAGAGCGATATTGTCAAATGGGCTGCATTTTACGAACACAGGTGTAAAACGGGTACGAAGGTGATTTTTCATCTCGAAGCTTTTGTAGCCAAATTTATGAGGGTGAGCGAGGAGTGGCTGATGGCTATGGAAGTTGAGTAG
- the CND13 gene encoding CND13, giving the protein MSLSYESRSFMTDTQYPMQMAHETQEQDEFKPHDEHNYPSPPPPMSENPYTTQPMTETPDHPSLELPELPKDEEEVPSPGRSKPVPKPDREITKDANGRFYCTWPGCTEEVKDFNRKCEWSKHMDKHDRPYRCKEPGCEKLPGFTYSGGLLRHEREVHGKHGGPKKQLNCPHPNCKRHTGKGFSRQENLNEHLRRVHTADTGMTQISQMAMDETEEDASQAIITGMKRKRGNSKGDVSELESLREEIKKMKAENDELKRQSQAQQAQTAEVMRQLVELQNLATLQHPRMNAPQATM; this is encoded by the exons ATGAGTTTAAGCTACGAGTCCAGATCATTTATGACTGATACACAGTACCCGATGCAAATGGCGCACGAAACTCAAGAGCAAGACGAGTTCAAGCCGCACGATGAGCATAATTACCCAAGTCCGCCGCCTCCAATGTCCGAGAACCCTTACACCACACAACCTATGACGGAAACTCCAGACCACCCATCATTGGAACTACCAGAATTaccaaaagatgaagaagaggtgCCATCACCCGGACGGTCAAAGCCAGTACCAAAACCTGACAGGGAGATTACAAAGGATGCAAATGGGAGATTTTACTGCACATGGCCCGGATGTACTGAGGAGGTCAAAGACTTCAATAGAAAATGCGAGTGGAG TAAACATATGGACAAACACGATCGTCCTTACAGATGCAAGGAACCCGGCTGCGAAAAGCTTCCTGGGTTTACGTACTCTGGAGGACTCCTTCGACACGAAAGAGAAGTGCATGGGAAACACGGCGGGCCTAAAAAGCAACTCAACTGTCCTCATCCCAACTGTAAACGTCACACTGGAAAAGGATTCTCCCGCCAAGAAAATCTTAACGAACATCTTAGACGCGTGCATACAGCAGATACGGGAATGACACAAATTTCGCAAATGGCCATGGATGAAACAGAAGAAGATGCCAGTCAAGCAATCATAACAGGcatgaaaagaaaacgcGGAAATAGCAAGGGAGATGTTAGTGAACTTGAAAGTCTCCGCgaggaaatcaagaaaatgaaggCGGAGAATGATGAGCTCAAAAGACAATCACAAGCCCAACAAGCACAAACTGCAGAAGTAATGCGCCAACTGGTTGAACTTCAAAACTTAGCAACGCTACAGCATCCACGGATGAATGCACCACAGGCTACTATGTAA
- the CND13 gene encoding CND13, producing MSNAPERQNRHSESPVPPQGSDNKEGITDGDNTTSHNLNPDHVTSGLVPTLPVVPGVSQLQTDITTVGPPSIIAEGRESENHPEEKNGGGDSENGLLSVAGTSPHHFSAQGKHQFAASRAPGYQALHYQESNNQPEKHQAGVYERGNHLPYEYPLNIHPPPSRDNTYFPEDYDHNPDSNFFQYQDNARPNNNMSLSYESRSFMTDTQYPMQMAHETQEQDEFKPHDEHNYPSPPPPMSENPYTTQPMTETPDHPSLELPELPKDEEEVPSPGRSKPVPKPDREITKDANGRFYCTWPGCTEEVKDFNRKCEWSKHMDKHDRPYRCKEPGCEKLPGFTYSGGLLRHEREVHGKHGGPKKQLNCPHPNCKRHTGKGFSRQENLNEHLRRVHTADTGMTQISQMAMDETEEDASQAIITGMKRKRGNSKGDVSELESLREEIKKMKAENDELKRQSQAQQAQTAEVMRQLVELQNLATLQHPRMNAPQATM from the exons ATGTCGAATGCTCCGGAGAGACAGAACAGACACTCAGAGTCGCCTGTTCCTCCTCAAGGCTCTGATAACAAAGAAGGAATAACCGACGGCGACAACACTACGAGTCATAACCTAAATCCGGATCATGTCACCAGTGGACTCGTGCCTACATTGCCTGTTGTGCCTGGAGTTTCACAGCTGCAGACAGATATAACAACCGTTGGCCCCCCCAGCATAATAGCTGAAGGCCGCGAATCTGAGAACCATCcagaggaaaagaatggagGTGGTGATTCAGAAAATGGATTACTAAGCGTGGCTGGTACTTCGCCACATCACTTTAGCGCACAAGGCAAACATCAATTTGCAGCCTCTCGAGCTCCAGGATACCAGGCATTGCATTATCAAGAGTCCAATAATCAACCTGAAAAACACCAAGCCGGAGTGTACGAGCGTGGCAACCATCTCCCCTACGAATATCCGCTAAATATACACCCCCCTCCCAGTCGCGACAATACCTATTTTCCTGAAGACTACGACCATAACCCAGATTCAAACTTCTTCCAATATCAGGATAACGCCCGCCCAAACAACAATATGAGTTTAAGCTACGAGTCCAGATCATTTATGACTGATACACAGTACCCGATGCAAATGGCGCACGAAACTCAAGAGCAAGACGAGTTCAAGCCGCACGATGAGCATAATTACCCAAGTCCGCCGCCTCCAATGTCCGAGAACCCTTACACCACACAACCTATGACGGAAACTCCAGACCACCCATCATTGGAACTACCAGAATTaccaaaagatgaagaagaggtgCCATCACCCGGACGGTCAAAGCCAGTACCAAAACCTGACAGGGAGATTACAAAGGATGCAAATGGGAGATTTTACTGCACATGGCCCGGATGTACTGAGGAGGTCAAAGACTTCAATAGAAAATGCGAGTGGAG TAAACATATGGACAAACACGATCGTCCTTACAGATGCAAGGAACCCGGCTGCGAAAAGCTTCCTGGGTTTACGTACTCTGGAGGACTCCTTCGACACGAAAGAGAAGTGCATGGGAAACACGGCGGGCCTAAAAAGCAACTCAACTGTCCTCATCCCAACTGTAAACGTCACACTGGAAAAGGATTCTCCCGCCAAGAAAATCTTAACGAACATCTTAGACGCGTGCATACAGCAGATACGGGAATGACACAAATTTCGCAAATGGCCATGGATGAAACAGAAGAAGATGCCAGTCAAGCAATCATAACAGGcatgaaaagaaaacgcGGAAATAGCAAGGGAGATGTTAGTGAACTTGAAAGTCTCCGCgaggaaatcaagaaaatgaaggCGGAGAATGATGAGCTCAAAAGACAATCACAAGCCCAACAAGCACAAACTGCAGAAGTAATGCGCCAACTGGTTGAACTTCAAAACTTAGCAACGCTACAGCATCCACGGATGAATGCACCACAGGCTACTATGTAA